In Myxococcales bacterium, a single genomic region encodes these proteins:
- the eno gene encoding phosphopyruvate hydratase, producing the protein MSEIVAVVAREILDSRGNPTLEVEVQTEGGRGRAAVPSGASTGEHEALEMRDGDKKRFLGKGVKNAVKNVNETLARVVVDMDSLDQAAVDRAMLEADGTPNKSKLGANAILGVSLAVARAAADDMQLPLWRYLGGVAARVLPTPLMNILNGGAHADNGLEIQEFMIVPAGLPNFEEALRAGAEVFHALKGILKEKGLTVAVGDEGGFAPRVDTNEGALALVVKAIEAAGYTPGKDMFVALDCAASEFFDKKTGKYTFDKKAVSPEELMGIYEKLIKSFPIVSIEDGFAEDDWPTWKAFTDKVGKDVQLVGDDLFVTNVERLRRGIDTGTANAILVKLNQIGSLTETLDAIRMATEAGYRSIISHRSGETEDSFIADLAVATNAGQIKTGSLSRSDRVAKYNQLLRIGFELGQGAVYAGKGAFRKAV; encoded by the coding sequence ATGAGTGAAATCGTTGCCGTTGTGGCCCGAGAGATTCTCGATTCGCGTGGAAACCCGACCCTCGAGGTCGAGGTTCAAACGGAAGGCGGCCGCGGCCGCGCCGCGGTGCCGAGCGGGGCCTCCACCGGCGAGCACGAAGCGCTCGAGATGCGCGACGGTGACAAGAAGCGGTTCCTCGGCAAGGGCGTCAAGAACGCCGTCAAGAACGTCAACGAGACGCTCGCCCGTGTCGTCGTCGACATGGACTCGCTCGACCAAGCCGCCGTCGATCGTGCCATGCTCGAGGCCGACGGCACGCCCAACAAGTCGAAGCTCGGGGCCAACGCCATCCTCGGCGTGTCGCTCGCCGTGGCGCGCGCCGCCGCCGACGACATGCAGCTCCCCTTGTGGCGTTACCTCGGCGGCGTCGCCGCGCGCGTCTTGCCGACGCCGCTCATGAACATCCTCAACGGCGGCGCCCACGCCGACAACGGCCTCGAGATTCAGGAGTTCATGATCGTCCCGGCGGGGCTGCCCAACTTCGAAGAAGCGCTCCGTGCTGGCGCCGAGGTGTTCCACGCGCTCAAGGGCATCTTGAAGGAGAAGGGCCTCACCGTCGCCGTCGGCGACGAAGGGGGCTTCGCGCCGCGCGTCGATACCAACGAGGGCGCGCTCGCGCTCGTCGTTAAAGCCATCGAGGCGGCCGGCTACACGCCCGGCAAAGACATGTTCGTGGCCCTCGACTGCGCCGCCAGCGAGTTCTTCGACAAGAAGACTGGCAAGTACACCTTCGACAAGAAGGCCGTCTCGCCGGAGGAGCTCATGGGCATCTACGAGAAGCTCATCAAGTCGTTCCCCATCGTGTCCATCGAAGACGGCTTCGCCGAAGACGACTGGCCCACGTGGAAAGCCTTCACCGACAAGGTCGGCAAGGACGTGCAGCTCGTCGGCGACGATCTCTTCGTGACCAACGTAGAGCGCCTCCGCCGGGGCATCGACACGGGCACCGCCAACGCGATCCTCGTGAAGCTGAACCAAATCGGTTCGCTCACCGAGACGCTCGACGCCATCCGCATGGCCACCGAGGCCGGCTACCGCAGCATCATCAGCCACCGCTCCGGCGAGACGGAAGATTCCTTCATCGCCGATCTCGCCGTCGCGACCAACGCGGGCCAAATCAAGACCGGCAGCTTGTCGCGCTCGGACCGCGTGGCGAAATACAACCAACTCCTCCGCATCGGCTTCGAGCTCGGGCAAGGCGCCGTCTACGCCGGCAAGGGCGCCTTCCGCAAAGCTGTCTGA
- a CDS encoding ATP-dependent DNA helicase: MRDRSVALGASPIDLARTFRESLFDRVPTVVCTSATLAVSRPSVFGAEGDTDGERRDEGRAKHEASFHFFRSRLGAPPETRDLVVASPFDFPRRVGIYVPRDMPEPSSPGFELVVAERALRLIQASGGGAFVLSTSHRAMRAIHQALRKESLPGPLYVQGEAPKHVLLSRFRSAGHAVLCATMSFWEGVDVPGEALRLVVLDKIPFAVPSDPIVAARSAELEAAGGNAFTEYSVPMAAIALKQGFGRLVRTKRDAGVVAILDRRLVARGYGRLLLASLPPARRLHSMDEVGALYAEFFAPVSAQGSA, translated from the coding sequence GTGCGGGACCGCAGCGTCGCCTTGGGCGCGAGCCCCATCGACCTCGCGCGGACCTTCCGCGAGAGCCTCTTCGATCGGGTGCCCACGGTGGTGTGCACGAGTGCCACGCTCGCCGTGTCGCGGCCGTCGGTCTTTGGCGCCGAAGGAGACACCGACGGCGAGCGGCGCGACGAAGGCCGAGCCAAACACGAGGCGAGCTTTCACTTCTTTCGAAGCCGCCTCGGCGCGCCGCCGGAGACGCGTGATCTGGTCGTGGCGTCTCCCTTCGATTTCCCGCGTCGCGTCGGCATCTACGTGCCGCGCGACATGCCCGAGCCCAGCTCTCCCGGTTTCGAGCTCGTCGTCGCCGAGCGCGCGCTCCGGCTCATCCAAGCCAGCGGCGGCGGCGCCTTCGTGCTCTCGACGTCGCACCGGGCGATGCGCGCCATCCACCAGGCGCTGCGCAAGGAATCGCTCCCGGGCCCGCTCTACGTGCAAGGCGAAGCGCCCAAACACGTCTTGCTGTCGCGCTTTCGCTCCGCGGGTCACGCCGTCTTGTGCGCCACCATGAGCTTCTGGGAAGGCGTCGACGTGCCCGGCGAAGCGCTGCGGCTCGTCGTGCTCGACAAGATCCCCTTCGCCGTTCCGAGCGATCCCATTGTGGCGGCACGCTCGGCGGAGCTCGAGGCCGCCGGCGGCAACGCCTTCACCGAATATTCGGTGCCCATGGCCGCCATCGCGCTCAAGCAAGGCTTTGGCCGCCTCGTTCGCACAAAACGCGACGCGGGCGTCGTGGCCATCTTGGATCGACGGCTCGTCGCCCGCGGTTACGGCAGGCTGCTCCTCGCGAGCCTGCCGCCGGCGCGGCGCCTACACTCGATGGACGAGGTAGGCGCCCTGTACGCCGAGTTTTTCGCGCCGGTGTCCGCTCAGGGCAGCGCCTGA
- a CDS encoding tellurite resistance TerB family protein, whose amino-acid sequence MLTEARIDLIGRIARLKHAPNELGSVIAERSVLALAAVSYGAKPDANSTSPTGFDPRAVLLFEAIVEGAFLVASADGLFDESERDTFGRIVTAACGGAVPPRRIAKLVLDLGDMLQEDGLEVRLKNIVESAGRHLDEVLRIGALIADASGGVQYAERQVLEKMAAAARLPSSAVDQAIDDVRRELRAAGA is encoded by the coding sequence GTGCTGACGGAGGCGCGCATCGACTTGATTGGGCGGATCGCTCGGCTCAAGCACGCCCCCAACGAGCTGGGGAGCGTGATCGCTGAACGCTCCGTCCTCGCCCTCGCTGCCGTTTCGTATGGCGCGAAGCCAGACGCCAACAGCACTTCGCCCACGGGTTTCGATCCGCGCGCCGTCTTGCTCTTCGAAGCCATCGTGGAAGGCGCGTTCCTCGTCGCTTCGGCCGACGGCCTCTTCGATGAGTCGGAGCGCGACACCTTCGGTCGCATCGTCACGGCGGCTTGCGGCGGCGCCGTCCCGCCGCGGCGCATCGCGAAGCTCGTGCTCGACCTCGGCGACATGCTCCAAGAAGACGGCCTCGAGGTGCGGCTCAAGAACATCGTCGAGAGCGCCGGCCGTCACCTCGACGAGGTCCTGCGCATCGGGGCGCTGATCGCCGACGCGAGCGGTGGCGTCCAGTATGCGGAGCGGCAAGTGCTGGAGAAGATGGCCGCCGCTGCGCGCCTTCCTTCGAGCGCCGTCGACCAGGCCATCGACGACGTGCGCCGTGAGCTGCGCGCCGCTGGCGCCTGA
- a CDS encoding S49 family peptidase, producing MREADERPPRGRRRAIALVGLVAALAAVGCEGRRRAETGQAPQPRSGPALVTIDLSGGVPEVPPSGMLGLSPKRQTFDEALRVVEKARKDSAAKGILVRFGSATMGLARAEELSVALARAKADKPVFCHAEGFTNATYFAAARGCSKIYVAPAGEVETIGLAAQIVYFRKLLVDELKLSVEILQVGKFKGAEEPLTRDGPSEEARASLEGVLSDLRETWLEGFRTGRPEAAKFVEEGPFGAAKAKERGLVDEVLYFDEARDKGRAACQAVRDDVRFGAGVHKGDGDLADVLRVLSGDSASAPIALIRAAGSIRMSGEGGLFGDGSGISEKELGKLLLRVEKDERIKALVLRIDSPGGSALASDLLWHQLMRIRDKKPVVVSVGEMAASGGYYLASTGSVIVADATSIVGSIGVVGGKVGVGDALERFGVHAETFPAKRGDQGAATRAAYLSTFVRWDEPTRDRVRESMKGIYDLFLQRLAEGRRVPVEKITPSAEGQIFSGREAKTRGLVDELGGLGTALAKAKELAKLPEDAKLVILDSRPTLFELLGDDDEIEARARGVVAGLPVAVPEDVKVLLRALAPLAGTERTVLVPAFGFRIE from the coding sequence AGCCACGCTCGGGCCCCGCGCTTGTGACCATCGATCTTTCGGGCGGCGTGCCCGAGGTGCCGCCCTCCGGCATGTTGGGCCTGAGCCCCAAGCGCCAGACCTTCGACGAAGCGCTTCGCGTGGTCGAGAAGGCGCGAAAGGATTCGGCGGCGAAGGGGATTCTGGTTCGCTTCGGCTCCGCCACCATGGGCTTGGCGCGCGCTGAAGAGCTGAGCGTAGCGCTGGCGCGTGCCAAGGCCGACAAGCCGGTGTTTTGCCATGCCGAGGGCTTCACCAACGCGACCTACTTCGCCGCCGCGCGCGGCTGCTCGAAGATCTACGTCGCGCCCGCGGGCGAGGTCGAGACCATCGGTCTCGCGGCGCAGATCGTCTACTTCCGAAAGCTCCTCGTCGACGAGCTCAAGCTCTCGGTCGAGATCCTTCAGGTCGGCAAGTTCAAAGGCGCCGAGGAGCCGCTGACCCGCGATGGGCCGAGCGAGGAGGCACGCGCGTCGTTGGAGGGGGTGCTCTCTGACTTGCGGGAGACGTGGCTCGAAGGCTTCCGGACTGGCCGCCCGGAGGCGGCCAAGTTCGTCGAGGAGGGGCCCTTCGGCGCCGCGAAGGCGAAGGAGAGGGGGCTCGTGGATGAGGTTCTCTACTTCGACGAGGCTCGCGACAAGGGCCGCGCGGCGTGCCAGGCCGTCCGTGACGACGTGCGTTTCGGAGCCGGCGTTCACAAGGGCGATGGCGACCTCGCCGATGTCCTCCGAGTGTTGTCGGGCGATTCGGCGTCGGCGCCCATCGCGCTCATTCGTGCCGCTGGCAGCATCCGCATGTCCGGCGAGGGCGGCCTCTTCGGCGACGGCAGCGGCATCAGCGAAAAGGAGCTCGGCAAGCTCCTCCTGCGCGTCGAAAAGGATGAGCGCATCAAGGCGTTGGTCCTGCGCATCGACTCGCCGGGAGGCAGCGCCCTCGCCAGCGATCTCTTGTGGCATCAACTGATGCGCATCCGCGACAAGAAGCCCGTCGTCGTTAGCGTCGGCGAGATGGCCGCGAGCGGTGGCTACTACTTGGCGTCGACGGGCTCGGTGATCGTCGCCGACGCCACCAGCATCGTCGGCTCCATCGGCGTCGTGGGCGGCAAGGTGGGGGTAGGGGACGCGCTCGAGCGCTTCGGCGTCCACGCCGAGACGTTTCCCGCCAAGCGCGGCGATCAAGGCGCCGCCACGCGCGCCGCGTACCTCTCGACCTTCGTGCGCTGGGACGAGCCGACCCGTGACCGCGTGCGCGAGTCGATGAAGGGCATCTACGACCTGTTCTTGCAGCGCCTCGCGGAGGGGCGTCGTGTACCGGTGGAGAAGATCACACCGTCCGCGGAGGGGCAGATCTTCAGCGGCCGAGAGGCGAAAACGCGGGGCCTCGTCGACGAACTCGGCGGCCTCGGCACAGCGCTCGCGAAAGCCAAGGAGCTCGCCAAGCTGCCGGAAGATGCGAAGCTGGTGATCCTCGACAGTCGCCCGACGCTCTTCGAACTCCTGGGCGATGACGACGAAATTGAGGCGCGCGCGCGCGGCGTCGTCGCGGGGCTTCCGGTTGCGGTGCCGGAGGACGTGAAGGTGCTGCTTCGCGCCCTCGCGCCGCTAGCGGGCACCGAGCGTACGGTGCTGGTGCCCGCCTTTGGCTTCCGCATCGAGTAA